ATCTTTTCCTTTGATATGTAGGATGCATATCCTTTAAGTAACTAATTAACCTACTAGAATATCTAAGCAAGCATTTAACATCGATTGATTTTGAAGTACACTAATACCTCCCGTAATTAGTTATTCTGTTCACTTAGACCCGTAATTGAATAAGAATGCACGACTTTGTTTTTCCTGGGtttcggaatgaaatggggctgaGTAGATGCTACGAATTATATAGCTGACACCAACTAGCTTGGGATTGAGGCGTTATCTTTTGATTTTTACTTGGGGATGCACTGTACTTGGAAGAGTATAAATTGTATTGAAAAATGTGGTTGAAAGAATATACTTTAATTACTTTAATGTTTGGATGGTTTTTGGCTATCTTTTCACTAACCTTAATGCTTTGTGATGTTCTCTAGTTTTCTGTCCACGGTACTGGTAGAGATTAAGGTTAACTTGAAGAGGGGACTCTTCTTTGTTGAGTGCCAATATCATGGCATCTTCTAAGAATGAGGAAAGTGGTGCTCAGGATGCAGCAGAAAGGATTAAGGTTGCAGCCTTGTCAGCTGCAAAGGGTTTGAGCCGTGCTCAGGCTGAGCGCGCCGCCACTGCTGCTGCTAGAAATGTCAATGCATATGGCCAGAAGGAAGAAGGACCCAGTCGATGGCAGGAAAGAAAAGAAGCAAAGAGGCAGATGTATTTGATGAGTACTGAGAAACAGGTGAGATTGGGTGAAAGGAAAGACCTCAAGGCTTCAGGTTCCACCGTTGCTGCAGCTTCTCAATGTCAGAAATGTTTCCAGTCAGGGCACTGGACTTATGAGTGCAAGAATGAGAGGGTTTACATATCACGACCATCTCGGACACAGCAGCTGAAAAATCCAAAACTGAGGATGAAAGTATCAATATCTTATGATCTAGAAAACCCAGATATTGAGAAGGAGAGGAAGAGTGAAAAATCTGTGAAGAAGAGTAAGAGGAAGCATAAGTCAGATACAGAGTCCGGGAGTGATAGTGAGGCTTCAGTGTTTGAATCTGACAGTGAGGTGTCATCAGTGACAAGGTCCGATGATTCTTCTGGGGAAAGTGAATCAAGTTATAGTTCTTCAACTGATTCAGAGGAAgagaggaggaggaagaggaagaagaagaagcagcagAAGAAGAGAAGACACCGGAAATACAGCTCaacctctgagtcttctgattcATATTCAGATTCTGGGTCTGATTCTGAAGAGCGAACTAGCCGTAAGAAGAGCAGCAGGAGGCATACCAGAAAGCGGTGAAGCATTGAACAATATGAGTAATCAGATGTCTGGTATCTGGTTCTTTAACcttgaaaatattgatatttctGTTCTCATGTGATAAAAGAACTAGGATTTGCTGTTTCAAACGAATATGATTTTACTGTAAGCTTATCTTGTGGATGTAGAATTCAGCGTGGCAAGAGTTGTCTCTTGTATTTTCTTTTTTCCATGTTGCTGGCTTACTCATTTCCCAGCTCGTATTTGACTGTTTTTCTTGTCTCTTGCCTGCTTGATATTGTCCTACTTATTTAACTTTCGCAGAGTTGTCCTTTTCTGGAGTTGGACTTCAATGTTAAACTTGTACCATGTGGCTTTGACCTTACCGGTAATTAGTTGGACTTGCCAAGAGAAATTGTCTGTAGCATTTGATGATTTTGCAGTTGGTTAGTTACTGCTATGTCTTGCATAACTTGAGCCAGCCTATTGGAGGAAGTCTAGAACTTATTGCCTGCTTTCTTAGTACTTGTCTTGTTCCTTGAAGGGAAAAACTAGTCAATTGCAATTGATCCAAGTAAAGATTCCTCCATAGGACAGATTTTAACTCTTATATTGTTGACCTTGACTGATAGTTTAATAGTGACTACGATCAACTTTGATGTCATACTTGAGTTGGAGGGCTTTCCCTCCATCTGTCGAGTCAAGTAATTGGTTATCTCATCTTTTCCgcctattttcttctttttttcttttgggatTATTTTATGTTTAGGGGAGTAGATATTTGATTGTTGGGTCATCCGAAGACCTTCCTCTTTATTGTTATCCGTATTCTGTTGTCTGTGTGACAATTGGTATGCATTGCCGGTCTCGGGTCATGGTTAGTGCTGTTGATGACTTAATTTCTTGTGGTATGCATTTTCCAGATGACTCATCAGGCGCTCGATGCTGGTCCTCTTAGTTACTCTTGCCTACTAAGCAATCCTATGATCTAATTAAATCTGTGAAGATTGAGGTTATGCCTAGCTATAGTCACGCCCAGTAGCAGTGACTAGGGTAATTTATTTGCTGATATTGTGTCGTATCTTGTGTTTAGTTGCAAAATAAGGCCTGGACACAATTTTACTGGGCAGTTCCCTTGAATTTCTTATTCTTTGCCACTACTCAGTAATAGTTTTTCAGGAGCACAATACACTCTTTTATCCCTTGGATCAAGCACTCCCTTCCCTTTTATGTCAAAACTTCTTATCCAGAAAAGTGAGGATTATAGATGCCATTTGCCGATGATGGATTCTTTATTTCTATTGCAGTCAATGATATGTCTTCTGTTCGCTTTTGAACAAGTACTGTTAGCATGTGCAAACATAAAATTGTTTACAAGCTTCCCGTGAATTTGCTGCTTTCTTTTTTTCGGTTTTCATTTTTGCATTCTGCTATTTTCTATGTATCGTGTAAGTTGGGAAGTTATAAGCTCTTCTTGGAGTTATGTAACCTACACAATTTTTTTTAATGCTAGTATAGTTTAACTTGTTTTAGCGTTTActtagtggtggcaaaatggttaaaagaaaacagttatccaCCTATTTTATCAATTAAAAAATGGGTAGAATAATGAACTTTTttaaaatgggtcaaatatggataagaactatattatccatttagaaaatagaTAACAAATGAATAATTAATggttttaacttttacatttgtaaagcctcaaaatTGGGGTTCCtaaagtttgggagactagaaaCTCTTCagaagtgatcatattcaagaagtcatgttAATATGGATATTCATTATCTGTTTTCGATTGGCTCATATATGACCCGACCCACCCGTTTGCCGCCACTACATGTGCTTATCTAATTATGCCGACCACCAAAGTAAAAAAATTATTCCCCcttcgttttaatttatgtgaacttatttaactagtcacgaaatttaagaaagaaagactttAAAACTTGTGGCCTTAAACAAACTATAACATTTCTGTGCTTATAAttattttgaaacttgtgatgtTACACATGTCAAAGTGTTTGTATAGAAAGCTTCTGAGAATAGAAAtagaagtttaagttaaattattttcaaaatttagAAAGAGATTATTCTTTTGGAACGACAGAGGGAATACCCTTTTTTGGGAAGACATAATAACTTGAGGGTATTTTCTCGAGGAATTTACGGGGACTACCTATTAAACTTAAACTAATTATTCGGTTTAACATATTTGAATAGTAATTACTAAATATACCTATTCCATATAAAACTATTACATGTCATAAAGGAAGTCTCCAAAGGCTTCAGGGGAAATGAACGTATGCCCAACCCACGCGTAATCTTCCTTGTTTCAATCCAAGGTAAGAAACATTTTTATTTCTCTCTTCATTAATTTCCTCtctttgttcttgcttttattttcataagttaaaTTGTTTATCTGATAGGCAATGTTTTCATGATATTCACAAATTAAAATATTGACAAATTAATGGGTAAGGAATaactattactccctccgtttcaatttagatgaggtagtttgactcggtacgaagtttaagaaaaataaagaggacttttgaaacttgtggtcttaaaagcttaaggggtaaaagctttgcggggccatgatatttgtgtggttataaaagcttctcgttaagggtaaaatgaagagtttaaagttgaattattttcaaatttaaaaatgtgtcatttattttggaacaaattaaaaaggaaaaaacctcatttaatttgaaacggagggagtatttatTTATGTGATGATTTTGTGTATACAACAAAAGAGGTTTGCTCAATATGTACAAATTACGATTCAATTAACTCACTACGTGCATGTAGTTTAATTTCCTCTTGTTGAATGAAATTATCACCTATTGAATGCCTTTCATCGCCACAAAACACTCTCTCCCTCCTtacaaatttcatattttctcgtAATTCTTTGTCATTGTTCGAGTcatttttcaaaatttgattgTGATTTCGGAGCTTGGAATTTTATATGGTTCGATGATAAGCTAAGCAAATCAGTATGAACTTCGCAAAAGATACTTTATATTTATATCTAAAAtatgaatctattttttttttcacaagTAAAGTTTTTTaagaatattataaaaattaaaatattaaatttaagcTAAAGTATTTTTTGAAGGAATGAACCAGTCCTCTAAGATATCTTAACGTCATATGATATATATCATGTGGGTATCATAGAGTAATAATGAGtgtttaataattgaattaattttttttttaaaattctttgCGTACAACTGTATACCCTGttggtatagctatatactatactggtatcatatgttagttggaaccttttttggttgtattagctacatttaattggtacactgtttgattttttcttagtaataatagaatagtacaatatcttgaatttttttaattttcctttatgcatgtgtattattaatcattttgatttttctttatgtGTTTGgtttatataatagtattatagtacaatatcttaaaatatattattatattaatatgtggtacactattttttaatttttctctttatgcatatgtattatgtaatagtagtatagtcatatatagttgCCTGGAATTAATTGGTAGAACTGTATACcttattggtataattatatgtcatattagtatcatatggtagttgaaATATTTTTTGATTGTTTTGGCTgcattttaagtgaattctattttgaaatggtttatatgatcatgttttgttgTGTTGGATATTCTTGTACCTATGGATATAaattttgtgtattatgtaataatttttatagttatatgcagttgttggaacGACCCCGTACAACTACATACCCTATTAGTGtagctatatactatattggtatcatatgctagttgaatcattttttggttgtattagctgtATTTAATtagtacactatttgattttgttttaataatagtaatatagtacaatatcttgaaatactttattatattaatatgcggtacactatttttttatttttctctatatgcatgtgttatgtaatagtagtatagtcatatagttaccgaaaattaacaagtaaaattGTATACCATGTTAgtatagttatatgccatattggtatcatattgtaacgacccgacttgtcgttttgagaattggCGTCCCCTTCAGCAACTTAAGGTCCCGAACAACTTTGTAatgtgcattatgacttgcgtgtatggttgagtttggttttcggatgatatgagactaaattgaaagaacaattcttatttttgaagcttaaatgaaaagagttgaccggagtttgacttttgagcaaacgactctggaataaaattttaatgatgtcaatagtttcgtatggtgattttagacttaggagtgtgtccggatatttatttgaaagtccgtaattgattttggtttgaaatggagaaagttgaaaaatgaaagatttttataaagtttgaccgggagttgactttattgatatcagggtcgaaatttaattctgaaaattggaatagctccattatgtcatttatgacttgcatacaAAAATTGGGgtaattccggattgatttgataggtttcggcatcgaatgtagaatatggaatttgttagtttttattaagcttgaattggggtgtgattcgtgtttttagcattgtttgatgtaatttgaggcctcgactaagtccataatatgttttgagacttgttggtgtgctcggatggggtcccgaggggctcgagtgaatTTCAGAGTGGTTTCAAATCTTTTTTAACTGCTGGATTTTGACAGCAGTGTGCGGAATTGCTTATGCATATAGCTGACTTTGGaggcttatatctcaaaatctataaagaatatgaaaattattaaaactcaaaagttgtagccctttgattctagtttcaagaatgataaaccattcatcatttgggcAATTGTaaagaaagttatgatcgattgacttaAGGTTGGTattgcagattttggctacagcagtgtggatcgccagaaatttctgttgcacatagctgactttgggagcttatatatcgcaatcaataaggaattgggagatgatcaaagcatgaaagttgtatcccttggtgtctagtttccaTAGAGTTAAACTAttcgtcatttggacatatgtatagaaagttatgattGATTACTGAAGCATGGTACTGCAGTTTTCACTGCAATTTCTGGTTGGAAATAAGTTGAAGAAGTAGGTCGCATTTTAAAGATGCGACCtacctgggcagaagctatattttggggtttcggccattttaacatatttggagttatggagctcggattgaagtgatTTCTGAgacgatttttaccatatggattgaggtaagtgctctatatccaaaagtgattataccTTACAATTCCATgattattttcatcaattattagtgaatcaaatagaagaaattgaagaaatttgtaaaaattttcaaaaataaaaatttaagatttggaggttgattcattatcgaaattttaaaaaattggtatggttgaactcgtttcGTAATGGGCattcgaatttcgtaaaaattatgtcggattccgagaggcgggccccgcgttgactttcggttgacttttagaataaaattgaaaatcgacgtattattatctagaattattttctatgaattgtaattaatttataaaaatattttcgggaagtttgaccggggagttgacattttgatattagggtcagaatccagttttgaaattttttatagctccgttatgtcatttatgacttgtgtgcaaaatttgaagtcattccgaattgatttgatgtgtttcggcacaagatatagaatttaaaaggttaaagttcatagattttgatttgaggtgcaattcatcattttgatgttgtttgaggcctcgagtaggtccatgttatattatggaacttgttggtatatttgaaaggGATACCGAGTGGCtcagtgagtttcggggtgagttttgagcgatgtccgggcatttcggtactttaatgttgttctggaacttttgaaaaagtgcggaccgcagagaaAAAGTATGGAcaacacaattttgagtgcggctgaACTTCAGAGGAAAAGTGTGGACCGTAGAggacaagtgcggaccgcacaattttgtgtgcggccgcactccagaggaaaagtgcggaccgcacaattttgtgtgcggccgcacatcaggggttctgcaggttcgatggtccgaattcggaggcttatatcttttaattcacaatgaatttggagatgattcaaaaccAAAAGTTGTAGCCCTATGAATCTAGTTCCTAGAAAGGTATAGCATGAATCATTTGgaaatttgtacagaaagttatgagtATTTTACTGAAGCTTGGTAAGCTGTCGCagtaaagtgcggccgcactcaaaattgtgcggtcgtaGAACTTGAAAATATGCGGCAGCATATGAAAATGTACGGCCCGCACATTGGGAGATCAGACATGGTACTATACAGCCgagggttagggtattattttttttttggactttgggagctcggtttgtggcgatatttcgtgggattttcaagaaattcatcggggtaagtgattctaactcagatttggttaacatgcatgaatatatcattgctttcatcatttaatcagtattttgagatgaaaatttggggaaattttaaaaatttcataaaaacgaagttttgggatttgaataccgattgagagtcggatttggataaaattagtatggttgaactcgtatcggattgggtgttcgaatttcatggaaattatgtcgggtttcgagaggcgatccccgcattgacttttgttgactttttagaataaatttttaagtcgacgttttattatccagaattttTTCCGATGAATTCTAAGGAAGTTAttcaattaatttggttagattttagcggtccagaggtcaattcaagcaagaaggcgattttggaatatcgacataacttcaaaaaggtaagtatcttgcctaaccttgagtgggggaattaccccttaggcatcgagtcttatgtgccatttatgaaatgtgaaaagccgtgtacgcgaggtgacgagtacgtacttaggcttatatgtgaaaattttattgggttaaagtatTAGGCattattgtatagtaaattgtataattgttggcatttattaaatcatctattttccaTGCCTCaatccttatttgttgaatttgttttatatgacaattttatgtgattgttacttgatcaTTTATGTAAATTCtctgagtttggtgatttgatatttcctgtaaataattatattatggatttttcatatggaaatcattaatgaaataagtttaaaccgaggcgttatataattatcaagaatttagataaatgaaggtgttgccctatactgagtattttccatctatgttgttattttgaggtgttatacacattgtgtggagccttgagctatttgttatgaaattaattgattttgttatatctttggaattggttgtggcctttgggcaaattgtgatatgaattaattttgttatgttgtcgtgataatattccgtgtaaattattatgttatttaagttattattttgaggatataagggtggcatttcactattgatattatgtgggtataaggatggcatttcactgttgttatttgtgttgggatattgtctgggcagagtgataagggtggctatatgagagataatggtggctataagagcgataaggttggctattgatattgtcagggtggagggataagggaggctattataggagtgataagtgtagctatatgagcgataatggtggctattgatattgtcagggtggagggataagggaggctattataggagtgataaaggtggctataggagagataagagtggctattgttagggatgatatgtgatgatgtagagttattgcgttggtaattttcatgtgatgttgtgattttttttatgtttatttttataccttgtgcaatttgtcttgttgttggtaaattgataatagtctgatctatattgaaattgggagcatgtggttattgccaggtagattatgaaatgaaatgtgggcacgaggtgccgtgagtaaataatgatgatattggcacgtgaactgtccgtgcagttatgatataaaatgtgggcacgatgtgctgtgagtaaataatgatgatattggcacgtgaattgtccgtgaagttgtgatatgaaatgtgggcacaaggtgctgtggttaaatgatgatgatatttggcacgtgagttgtccgtgcggttttgatACAAAAATTGGCgtgaggtgccgtgaaaatatgaaagtaggCTGAGACctttattttatgattttgaaatgcttTGTCCCAGGGTGAcatttattcgaaagagatttatttgaaaaatatttatttgaatgaattatatttgaaagagatttatttgaaagtattatattctgaagatttttatttgaaaaacatataggtgaaagatttatattggaaggacttgattaattggttgtacttgtattcattatttattgcGCAATATTTATGATGTTCTTGTCACCCTGctatgtatatcactggttgattattgttgccatcattgttatttgtttcctattatatttatatactatattgcacaggttattagactagtgagtgtctcgattatacctcgtcactactgcactgaggttagtcttgatacttactgggtaccgactgtggtgtattcatactacacttctgtacattattgtgcagagccaggtattggagctatcggaatcggacaaagttaaagtgtgatcgcacggattcaaggtagagctgcttggtcgtcgcattcccttgaagtctttttattttattgtactgttaattattaatcaaacaatattgagtattcgatccttgagatcattttatgtattcagttagagctcgtgactcaat
This sequence is a window from Nicotiana tomentosiformis chromosome 5, ASM39032v3, whole genome shotgun sequence. Protein-coding genes within it:
- the LOC104107959 gene encoding uncharacterized protein — encoded protein: MASSKNEESGAQDAAERIKVAALSAAKGLSRAQAERAATAAARNVNAYGQKEEGPSRWQERKEAKRQMYLMSTEKQVRLGERKDLKASGSTVAAASQCQKCFQSGHWTYECKNERVYISRPSRTQQLKNPKLRMKVSISYDLENPDIEKERKSEKSVKKSKRKHKSDTESGSDSEASVFESDSEVSSVTRSDDSSGESESSYSSSTDSEEERRRKRKKKKQQKKRRHRKYSSTSESSDSYSDSGSDSEERTSRKKSSRRHTRKR